In Paracoccus aerodenitrificans, the following are encoded in one genomic region:
- a CDS encoding 16S rRNA (uracil(1498)-N(3))-methyltransferase: MSKVRLYIDHPLGPGQAVPLDGAQAHYLSGVMRLAPGAVIEIFNGRDGAWDAEITTASKRGGELALHGQVASQRDPPDLWLLFAPIKKARTDFIVEKATELGAARILPVQTEFTNSERIRQDRLQAHAVEAAEQCGGTYVPEVTSLTSLSRLLDGWDGARRILWADESLAGPADTLSALPRGKWAVLIGPEGGFSPAERKRLRDAASVSPISLGPRILRADTAAVAALTLFQAHLGDW, from the coding sequence ATGTCGAAGGTCAGGCTGTACATAGATCACCCGCTTGGTCCGGGGCAAGCCGTGCCGCTGGATGGGGCGCAGGCGCATTACCTTTCGGGGGTGATGCGGCTAGCTCCGGGTGCGGTGATCGAGATATTCAATGGCCGGGATGGCGCATGGGACGCCGAAATCACCACAGCGAGCAAGCGCGGCGGAGAACTGGCGCTGCACGGGCAGGTCGCTTCACAGCGCGATCCGCCTGATCTCTGGCTGTTATTTGCCCCGATCAAGAAGGCCCGCACCGATTTCATCGTCGAGAAGGCGACGGAACTTGGCGCGGCACGAATTCTGCCGGTTCAGACCGAGTTCACCAATTCAGAGCGTATCCGGCAGGATCGTTTGCAGGCTCATGCCGTCGAGGCCGCCGAACAATGCGGCGGGACCTATGTTCCCGAGGTGACCTCTCTGACGTCTTTGTCCCGGTTGCTGGATGGCTGGGACGGCGCACGACGGATCCTCTGGGCAGATGAGTCGCTTGCCGGTCCGGCGGACACGCTTTCCGCGCTTCCCCGTGGGAAATGGGCGGTGCTGATCGGCCCCGAGGGCGGTTTTTCGCCTGCGGAACGCAAACGGCTTCGTGACGCTGCGTCCGTTTCTCCGATCAGCCTCGGTCCGCGCATCTTAAGGGCGGATACGGCTGCGGTGGCGGCGCTGACGCTGTTTCAGGCGCATCTTGGCGACTGGTGA
- a CDS encoding aromatic amino acid transaminase, translating to MLGNLKPQAPDKILSLMAEYKADTRQGKVDLGVGVYKDPEGVTPIMRAVKKAEQRILETQNTKAYTGLAGTQEYRDAMAGLVLENAPADRLASVATVGGTGAVRQGLELVRMANPDAVVHVSDPTWPNHLSILKFMGQAFVEYPYFDNATRGVDFDAMLAAIGKAKKGDVVLLHGCCHNPTGANPDAGQWDDIAASLEKTGAVPLIDLAYQGFGDGLDADAAATRMLASRLPEVLIAASCSKNFGVYRERTGILMALGEGSEARDLTQGAMAYLNRQNYSFPPDHGARIVSTILDDAELRQDWKTELEEMRRTMLDLRKQLAEELRNLGGNDNFDFIEHHRGMFSRLGATAEQVAKMKEDSGIYMVGDSRLNIAGLNNDSVPVLARAIVEAGV from the coding sequence ATGCTGGGTAATCTGAAACCGCAGGCTCCCGATAAGATCCTGTCCCTCATGGCCGAGTACAAGGCCGACACCCGGCAGGGGAAAGTCGATCTTGGGGTCGGGGTCTATAAGGACCCTGAAGGCGTGACGCCGATCATGCGGGCCGTGAAAAAGGCCGAGCAACGTATTCTCGAAACCCAGAATACCAAGGCCTATACCGGGCTTGCGGGGACGCAGGAATATCGCGATGCAATGGCCGGGCTGGTGCTGGAAAATGCGCCCGCCGACCGTCTGGCCTCGGTTGCGACCGTTGGCGGGACAGGCGCGGTGCGGCAGGGACTTGAGCTTGTGCGGATGGCAAATCCCGATGCGGTGGTTCATGTCTCGGACCCGACATGGCCCAACCATCTGTCGATCCTGAAATTCATGGGGCAGGCATTTGTCGAGTATCCCTATTTTGACAATGCGACGCGCGGCGTGGATTTCGATGCGATGCTGGCGGCTATCGGCAAGGCAAAAAAAGGCGATGTCGTTCTGCTGCATGGCTGCTGCCACAACCCCACCGGGGCCAATCCCGATGCCGGGCAATGGGACGACATAGCTGCCTCGCTTGAAAAGACCGGCGCGGTGCCGCTGATCGATCTGGCCTATCAGGGCTTCGGAGACGGGCTGGACGCCGATGCCGCCGCAACGCGGATGCTGGCGTCGCGCCTGCCGGAAGTGCTCATCGCAGCGTCCTGCTCGAAGAATTTCGGCGTTTACCGTGAGCGGACCGGCATTCTGATGGCGCTTGGCGAAGGTTCTGAGGCGCGGGATCTGACGCAGGGCGCGATGGCCTATCTGAACCGCCAGAATTACAGCTTCCCGCCCGATCACGGGGCGCGGATCGTCAGCACGATCCTTGACGATGCCGAGCTGAGGCAAGACTGGAAAACCGAGCTGGAAGAGATGCGCCGCACCATGCTGGATCTGCGCAAACAGCTTGCCGAAGAGCTTCGCAATCTTGGCGGCAACGATAATTTCGACTTTATCGAGCATCACCGGGGCATGTTCTCGCGTCTCGGCGCGACGGCTGAGCAGGTCGCGAAGATGAAAGAGGATTCCGGGATCTACATGGTCGGGGATTCGCGGCTGAATATTGCCGGGCTGAACAATGACAGCGTGCCGGTACTGGCTCGGGCAATCGTCGAAGCCGGGGTCTGA
- the sseA gene encoding 3-mercaptopyruvate sulfurtransferase produces the protein MTDDLNTLVSTAWLAAHLNDPDLHVLDASWHMPAEDRDAQAEFRARHIPGAQFFDIDRICDPDSDLPHMAASENLFLAEVKALGIGDGDKVIVYDNAATHSAARVWWNFRLMGKSRVAVLDGGLAKWLAEDRPVEAGIGAVTERPLTARRDCRQVVDAAQMREASESGSHEIIDARSAERFQGKAPEPRKGLASGHIPGSRNLPFGQLYNGDGTMKRVDDLRAAFDRAGVDLSRPVITSCGSGISAASLSLALEILGHRNHALYDGSWTEWGALPNAKIATGD, from the coding sequence GTGACCGACGATCTCAATACACTGGTATCGACCGCATGGCTTGCGGCGCATCTGAATGATCCCGATCTGCATGTGCTGGACGCAAGCTGGCACATGCCTGCCGAGGATCGCGATGCGCAGGCAGAGTTCCGGGCGCGGCATATCCCCGGTGCGCAATTTTTCGATATCGACCGGATTTGCGACCCGGATTCGGATCTGCCACATATGGCGGCCTCCGAAAACCTGTTCCTTGCCGAAGTGAAGGCGCTTGGCATCGGCGATGGTGATAAGGTGATCGTCTATGACAACGCCGCAACGCACAGCGCCGCGCGGGTCTGGTGGAATTTTCGCCTGATGGGCAAAAGCAGGGTGGCCGTGCTGGATGGTGGGCTGGCGAAATGGCTGGCCGAAGACCGTCCTGTCGAGGCAGGGATCGGTGCAGTCACAGAGCGGCCCCTGACCGCACGGCGCGATTGCCGTCAGGTCGTGGATGCGGCGCAGATGCGTGAGGCCTCGGAAAGCGGCAGCCATGAAATCATCGACGCCCGCTCTGCCGAGCGGTTTCAGGGCAAGGCGCCCGAGCCTCGGAAGGGGTTGGCAAGCGGCCATATTCCCGGCTCGCGCAACCTGCCTTTCGGACAGCTTTATAACGGGGATGGCACGATGAAGCGGGTTGACGATCTTCGCGCCGCCTTCGATCGTGCGGGCGTCGATCTGAGCCGCCCTGTGATCACAAGCTGCGGCTCGGGTATCTCGGCCGCTTCCCTGTCGCTGGCTCTGGAGATATTGGGCCATCGCAACCATGCGCTGTATGACGGGTCCTGGACCGAATGGGGCGCACTTCCTAACGCAAAAATCGCAACCGGAGATTGA
- the smpB gene encoding SsrA-binding protein SmpB, which yields MATTSDPNYKIIAENRRARFDYSIESDLEVGIVLTGSEVKSLRSGQSNIAESYASIEDGELWLINSYIAKYAQAGVFGHEERRHRKLLVSRKELARLWAAVGREGMTLVPLVMYFNHRGLVKLKIGVAKGKKVADKRETSAKRDWNRQKQRLLKQNY from the coding sequence ATGGCAACGACATCAGACCCAAATTACAAAATCATCGCCGAGAACCGCCGCGCACGCTTCGATTATTCAATCGAAAGCGATCTGGAGGTTGGCATCGTGCTGACCGGATCCGAGGTGAAATCGCTGCGCTCGGGCCAGTCCAATATCGCGGAATCATATGCCAGTATCGAGGATGGAGAGCTGTGGCTGATCAACTCTTACATCGCGAAATACGCACAGGCAGGCGTGTTCGGCCATGAAGAGCGTCGCCACCGCAAGTTGCTTGTCTCGCGCAAGGAACTGGCGCGGCTTTGGGCAGCAGTCGGGCGCGAGGGCATGACGCTTGTGCCTCTGGTGATGTATTTCAATCATCGCGGGCTGGTGAAGCTAAAGATCGGCGTCGCCAAGGGCAAGAAGGTCGCCGATAAGCGCGAAACCTCGGCCAAGCGCGACTGGAACCGCCAGAAACAGCGCCTGCTGAAGCAGAATTACTGA
- a CDS encoding DUF1127 domain-containing protein encodes MTTMNIDLPMIRNPFARLASSLRNRVQRMQTRAELERLSDRELHDIGLNRADIDTVVNSLA; translated from the coding sequence ATGACCACGATGAATATTGACCTGCCGATGATCCGCAACCCCTTCGCCCGCCTGGCCTCAAGCCTGCGCAACCGCGTTCAGCGCATGCAGACCCGCGCCGAGCTGGAGCGCCTGTCGGATCGCGAATTGCACGATATTGGCCTGAACCGCGCCGATATCGATACGGTGGTCAACAGCCTTGCCTGA
- a CDS encoding 50S ribosomal protein L11 methyltransferase, whose amino-acid sequence MPTWTALTHISGRDAADTLAELCDDLTPEPVGSGVFEIEDGSDRWEVGVYFTEAPDEIGLALLAAAQGANPFVVSELPEVDWVAHVRRELTPVEAGRFFVYGSHDADKVPDAAEPLLIEAAMAFGTGHHGTTKGCLEALDRLVESGWQPRRVADIGCGTAVLAMAAARVWPGTILASDIDPVAVDVAAANVIANGLDGRVVCVQAVGFDQPLLDEAAPFDLVFANILKQPLIDLAPDMASHVAHQGRAILSGLLTTQADEVVAAYDSAGFVLERRDDLGEWSTLVVQRR is encoded by the coding sequence ATGCCGACCTGGACCGCGCTGACGCATATTTCGGGCCGCGATGCGGCTGATACTCTGGCCGAACTTTGCGACGATCTGACCCCCGAGCCTGTCGGGTCGGGTGTGTTCGAGATCGAGGACGGCTCGGATCGTTGGGAGGTCGGGGTGTATTTCACCGAGGCTCCCGACGAAATCGGCCTTGCCTTGCTGGCGGCGGCGCAGGGGGCTAACCCTTTCGTGGTCAGCGAATTGCCCGAGGTGGACTGGGTGGCGCATGTCCGGCGCGAGCTGACCCCGGTCGAGGCGGGGCGGTTCTTCGTTTATGGCAGCCATGATGCCGACAAGGTCCCGGATGCGGCAGAGCCTCTACTGATCGAGGCGGCGATGGCGTTCGGGACCGGCCATCACGGCACGACGAAGGGCTGTCTTGAGGCGCTGGATCGTCTGGTCGAAAGCGGCTGGCAACCCCGGCGGGTGGCCGATATCGGCTGCGGCACCGCGGTGCTGGCGATGGCGGCGGCGCGGGTCTGGCCGGGAACGATCCTCGCCTCGGATATAGATCCGGTTGCGGTCGATGTGGCGGCGGCGAATGTGATCGCAAATGGGCTGGACGGGCGCGTCGTCTGCGTGCAGGCGGTCGGTTTCGATCAACCCTTGCTGGACGAGGCCGCACCTTTCGATCTGGTCTTCGCCAATATCCTGAAACAGCCTCTGATCGATCTTGCCCCCGATATGGCCAGCCATGTGGCCCATCAGGGCAGGGCTATCCTGTCGGGGCTGCTGACGACTCAGGCGGATGAGGTCGTGGCCGCCTATGATTCTGCCGGGTTCGTTCTGGAACGGCGCGACGATCTGGGTGAGTGGTCGACTCTTGTCGTGCAGCGCCGCTGA
- a CDS encoding DnaJ C-terminal domain-containing protein: protein MDDPYKALGVAKTASQDEIKKAYRRIAKTDHPDLNPAPEAAERFKAAAAAYDLLKDPEQRARFDAGEIDASGQERPQQQQYYRDFAERGESPYRQYSSAGYGDFSDVFEDLFGARAGARGAQGDFGGARPDFDGFRRSGSGRGFDMRGQDVRYDLDVDFMTAAKGGTTRITLPDGNTLDVKIPEGASDGQTIRLRGKGGEGYGSGGRGDAYLTLHLTDHPDWVRDGNDVTITLPISIDEAVLGGKVQVPTLDGAVSMTLPKGARTGQRLRLKGKGIKGGDQYVDLKIVMPPQVDDDLAAFMETWRKDHAYDPRKGMEG from the coding sequence ATGGATGATCCCTATAAGGCGCTTGGTGTCGCGAAAACCGCCAGTCAGGATGAAATCAAGAAAGCGTATCGCAGGATCGCGAAGACGGATCATCCGGATCTGAATCCCGCGCCCGAAGCTGCCGAGCGGTTCAAGGCTGCTGCTGCGGCCTATGATCTTCTGAAGGACCCCGAACAGCGTGCGCGGTTCGATGCCGGAGAGATCGACGCCTCGGGTCAGGAACGTCCGCAGCAACAGCAATATTACCGCGATTTCGCGGAACGCGGCGAAAGCCCCTATCGGCAATATTCCAGTGCCGGTTACGGCGATTTCTCGGATGTGTTCGAGGATCTGTTCGGGGCCAGAGCCGGTGCGCGTGGCGCTCAGGGTGATTTCGGCGGGGCGCGACCGGATTTCGACGGATTCCGCAGATCCGGTTCCGGCCGTGGCTTCGACATGCGCGGGCAGGATGTCCGCTATGATCTGGATGTCGATTTCATGACCGCCGCCAAAGGCGGAACCACGCGGATCACGCTGCCGGATGGCAATACACTTGACGTGAAAATCCCCGAAGGCGCCTCGGATGGGCAGACGATCCGGCTGCGCGGCAAGGGAGGAGAGGGTTACGGCAGCGGTGGCCGAGGCGATGCCTATCTGACATTGCATCTGACGGATCACCCCGATTGGGTGCGCGATGGCAATGATGTTACGATCACCCTGCCGATCTCGATCGATGAGGCGGTTCTGGGCGGAAAGGTTCAGGTGCCGACGCTTGACGGCGCCGTGTCGATGACCCTGCCGAAAGGCGCCAGAACCGGGCAACGGTTGCGACTGAAGGGCAAGGGGATCAAGGGCGGCGATCAATATGTAGACCTGAAAATCGTGATGCCGCCGCAGGTCGATGACGATCTGGCCGCATTCATGGAGACATGGCGCAAGGACCACGCTTATGACCCGCGCAAGGGAATGGAAGGCTGA
- a CDS encoding OmpA family protein, giving the protein MQQNRTPRRGTSYVVLTLLSLGVAAAGSWEAAIRIADRVETRTGADIRNALALEDLDWASVRTDGLMVRLDGTAPDEVARFRALSAANGLIDSRRIIDEMTVAERELLEPPDFKLEVMRQGDQFSMIGLVPARTDREDLAADIASATGDITDLTSTAAFPPPDGWQQALDFAVTAADIIRQGTISVTPGAVSVTANAVSEADKARIEAMLTDAASDSVALSANIISPLPVIAPFTLRITRNDEGAVLENCSAANETDREAILTAAASAGVTGSPDCAIGIGAPAGWTEAAILAMDSIARAGGGTADLTDETIRITLPWQISEDDLTAETERLSAALPQGFSVAVGRAERTPDGGPPHFTVSMDGEGPAALAGVVPDDTMRQTVLSLARAQLGPIEGELVLNPALPEGWALRVMAGLDATGSIDIGQVEITPDVISIDGISGDRLATEKAVLALATRLGAGSDYSVAIAYDRMRDPELALPDGVECVDRMNTVMLQSQIGFEPGGSRIAGDISPVIDQFRPIMNDCSDYLIEIAGHTDAQGGDDSNMRLSIDRAEAILTALQEADLPVGNMTAQGYGETRPIAENDTEEGREANRRIELTLLSPQPVSPPLDISPAITGTTPTAEAATAALLAASPPDPVAMPDGTTDAAIAIPEGPFDEDALSAPPKIEPPAEVLEATPETPRPPDRPEDAHPEAEDSDA; this is encoded by the coding sequence ATGCAACAGAACAGAACACCACGCCGCGGCACAAGCTATGTGGTCCTGACGCTGCTTTCGCTTGGCGTTGCGGCTGCGGGCAGTTGGGAAGCCGCGATCCGTATCGCCGACCGGGTCGAGACCCGGACCGGGGCCGATATCCGCAACGCTCTGGCGCTGGAAGATCTCGACTGGGCCAGTGTGCGGACGGATGGGCTGATGGTGCGGCTTGACGGCACCGCTCCCGATGAGGTCGCGCGGTTCAGGGCATTGAGTGCAGCAAACGGGCTGATCGACAGCCGCCGGATCATTGACGAAATGACGGTGGCGGAACGCGAATTGCTGGAGCCGCCCGATTTCAAGCTGGAAGTGATGCGTCAGGGCGATCAGTTCTCGATGATCGGGCTGGTTCCTGCACGCACTGACCGCGAGGATCTGGCGGCGGATATCGCCTCGGCCACGGGTGACATCACCGATCTGACAAGCACCGCCGCCTTTCCTCCACCGGATGGCTGGCAGCAGGCACTCGACTTTGCGGTGACAGCGGCGGATATCATCCGGCAGGGGACGATCTCGGTCACGCCGGGCGCGGTCAGCGTGACCGCAAACGCCGTTTCCGAGGCAGACAAGGCCCGGATCGAGGCCATGCTGACCGATGCCGCAAGCGACAGCGTTGCCCTGTCCGCGAATATCATCTCACCCTTGCCCGTTATCGCCCCCTTCACCCTGCGCATCACCCGCAATGACGAAGGCGCGGTGCTGGAAAATTGCTCTGCCGCGAACGAAACCGACCGAGAGGCGATCCTGACCGCCGCAGCCTCGGCCGGAGTGACCGGATCGCCCGACTGCGCCATCGGGATCGGCGCACCCGCAGGCTGGACCGAGGCGGCTATTCTGGCGATGGACAGCATCGCCCGCGCCGGGGGTGGCACTGCCGATCTGACGGATGAAACGATCCGCATCACCCTGCCCTGGCAAATCAGCGAAGACGATCTGACCGCCGAAACCGAACGGCTGAGCGCAGCCCTGCCTCAGGGCTTTTCCGTCGCCGTCGGACGCGCCGAGCGCACCCCGGATGGCGGGCCCCCGCATTTCACCGTCAGCATGGATGGCGAAGGCCCTGCCGCACTTGCAGGCGTGGTGCCCGACGACACGATGCGCCAGACCGTGCTGTCTCTGGCCCGTGCACAGCTTGGCCCGATCGAGGGCGAACTGGTCCTGAACCCGGCTCTGCCCGAAGGATGGGCGCTTCGGGTCATGGCCGGGCTGGATGCCACCGGATCTATTGATATCGGGCAAGTCGAGATAACCCCGGACGTGATCAGCATAGACGGCATCAGCGGAGACAGGCTGGCGACGGAAAAGGCCGTGCTCGCCCTCGCGACACGTCTTGGCGCGGGTTCGGATTACTCGGTTGCCATTGCCTATGACCGGATGCGCGACCCCGAGCTTGCCTTGCCCGATGGGGTCGAATGTGTGGACCGGATGAATACGGTCATGCTGCAATCGCAAATCGGGTTCGAGCCGGGCGGGTCACGTATTGCGGGCGATATCAGCCCGGTGATCGACCAGTTCCGACCGATCATGAATGATTGCAGCGATTACCTGATCGAGATCGCCGGTCATACCGACGCGCAAGGCGGCGATGACTCGAATATGCGGCTTTCCATCGACCGCGCAGAAGCAATTCTGACCGCCTTGCAGGAGGCGGATCTGCCGGTCGGCAATATGACCGCGCAGGGTTACGGCGAAACCCGTCCCATCGCCGAGAATGACACCGAGGAAGGCAGAGAGGCGAATCGCCGTATCGAACTGACGCTGCTCTCACCGCAGCCGGTCTCGCCGCCCCTCGATATAAGCCCGGCCATCACCGGAACCACTCCGACAGCCGAGGCAGCGACCGCCGCGCTTCTGGCCGCCAGCCCCCCCGATCCGGTTGCCATGCCCGACGGGACGACCGACGCGGCAATCGCCATTCCCGAGGGACCGTTCGATGAGGACGCTTTGTCCGCGCCTCCGAAGATCGAGCCTCCTGCCGAGGTGCTGGAGGCCACGCCTGAAACGCCCCGGCCGCCTGACCGGCCCGAGGACGCCCACCCAGAAGCCGAGGATAGCGACGCATGA
- a CDS encoding thiamine pyrophosphate-binding protein has protein sequence MRHGGQILVDALKANRVGHVFSVPGESFLAVLDGLHESGIRNIVCRQEGGAAMMAEAAGKLTGRPGVAIVTRGPGATNASAGVHVARQDSTPMILLVGQITRTDRDREAFQELDYRQVFGGLAKWAAEIDDTARIPEYMARAFHVAMSGRPGPVVLALPEDMLTETANVADLPPVAPVMQAPSEAAVRAVADALAAASHPLIVAGGSVWSGAASDALACFAATWDVPVAVPFRRQDRIDNRLPHYVGDLGVGMNPKLGEALQRADLVVSLGSRLGDTLTNGFSLMSPAGQGRRIVMVHPDPDETGHLWRGDPSIAADPGQMVQALAAVPASRQFGAWRRELRKQYEDWQKPHPTPGNVRMEEVICWLSENLPEDAILTNGAGNYASFLHRYFRFKHPHTQLAPTSGSMGYGLPAAIAAKILQPERPVICLAGDGCLQMSITELSTAAQHGANIIVIVANNGQYGTIRMHQERHYPGRVSGTSLFSPDFAAIAWAYGGHGETVSDGADFPAAFARARDAGTLSVIELKLDPEALTSSATLSQIRDSARR, from the coding sequence ATGCGACATGGGGGACAGATACTGGTCGATGCGCTGAAGGCGAACCGGGTCGGTCATGTGTTCTCGGTGCCGGGCGAAAGCTTTCTTGCTGTGCTGGACGGGCTGCACGAGTCGGGCATCCGCAATATCGTCTGCCGTCAGGAAGGCGGCGCGGCGATGATGGCGGAGGCGGCGGGGAAGCTAACGGGGCGTCCGGGCGTGGCGATTGTGACACGCGGTCCCGGAGCCACCAATGCCAGTGCCGGGGTCCATGTCGCGAGGCAGGATTCGACGCCGATGATCCTGCTGGTCGGGCAGATCACGCGGACGGACCGGGACCGCGAGGCGTTTCAGGAACTCGATTACCGGCAGGTCTTTGGCGGGCTGGCGAAATGGGCCGCAGAGATCGACGATACGGCGCGTATCCCCGAATATATGGCGCGGGCTTTCCACGTCGCCATGTCCGGCAGGCCCGGCCCGGTGGTGCTGGCCTTGCCCGAGGATATGCTGACGGAAACCGCGAATGTCGCCGATCTGCCGCCTGTCGCGCCGGTCATGCAGGCACCCTCAGAGGCCGCCGTCAGGGCGGTTGCCGACGCTTTGGCCGCCGCCTCGCATCCGCTGATCGTGGCGGGCGGCTCGGTCTGGTCCGGGGCCGCTTCCGATGCGCTTGCCTGCTTTGCCGCGACCTGGGATGTTCCGGTCGCTGTGCCGTTCCGTCGGCAGGATCGCATCGACAACCGGTTGCCGCATTATGTGGGCGATCTGGGCGTGGGCATGAATCCGAAACTTGGCGAGGCGTTGCAGCGGGCCGATCTGGTCGTCTCGCTTGGCTCGCGGCTTGGCGACACGCTGACCAATGGGTTTTCGCTGATGAGCCCGGCAGGGCAGGGGCGGCGCATCGTGATGGTTCATCCCGACCCGGACGAAACCGGCCATCTCTGGCGTGGCGATCCCTCGATTGCCGCCGATCCGGGTCAGATGGTTCAGGCGCTTGCCGCCGTGCCGGCCTCGCGCCAGTTCGGCGCATGGCGGCGGGAATTGCGCAAGCAGTATGAGGATTGGCAGAAACCGCACCCGACTCCGGGCAATGTGCGGATGGAAGAGGTGATTTGCTGGCTGTCGGAGAACCTGCCAGAGGACGCCATCCTGACCAATGGCGCAGGGAATTACGCTTCTTTCCTGCACCGATATTTCCGCTTCAAGCATCCGCATACGCAGCTTGCGCCGACATCCGGCAGCATGGGCTATGGCCTGCCTGCCGCGATTGCGGCGAAGATTTTGCAGCCGGAGAGGCCGGTGATCTGTCTGGCCGGGGATGGCTGTCTTCAGATGAGCATCACCGAATTATCCACCGCCGCACAGCACGGGGCGAATATCATCGTGATCGTGGCGAATAATGGCCAATACGGGACGATCCGGATGCATCAGGAAAGGCATTATCCGGGCCGTGTCTCTGGCACGTCGCTGTTCAGCCCCGATTTCGCCGCAATCGCCTGGGCCTATGGCGGACATGGCGAAACCGTCAGTGACGGCGCGGATTTTCCCGCCGCCTTCGCCCGCGCCCGCGATGCCGGGACGCTTTCGGTCATAGAGCTGAAGCTGGACCCCGAGGCGCTGACCAGTTCGGCCACCCTCTCGCAGATCCGTGACTCGGCGCGGCGCTGA
- the msrA gene encoding peptide-methionine (S)-S-oxide reductase MsrA: MANHAIFDRPMDAPVPKGFEQALFGMGCYWGVERLFWEQDGVWMTQVGFSGGSVPNPTYRQVCGGDTGHAEVVHIVYDPARISYEHLLKLFWENHDPTQGNRQGNDVGDQYRSVIMYYTDTQRAQAEASKTDYDNRLAVAGKKKITTEILPVSEFYPAQEIEHQQYLHKVPNGYCNMRGTGVEAAMPEGHELP; this comes from the coding sequence ATGGCCAATCACGCGATTTTCGACCGTCCGATGGATGCGCCGGTGCCGAAGGGCTTTGAGCAGGCGCTGTTCGGGATGGGCTGTTACTGGGGTGTCGAACGTCTGTTCTGGGAACAGGACGGCGTGTGGATGACTCAGGTCGGTTTTTCGGGCGGCTCGGTGCCGAACCCGACCTACCGTCAGGTTTGCGGCGGCGATACCGGCCATGCCGAGGTGGTGCATATCGTCTATGACCCGGCGCGGATCAGCTATGAGCATCTGCTGAAGCTGTTCTGGGAAAACCACGATCCGACTCAGGGCAACCGTCAGGGCAATGATGTGGGCGATCAGTATCGCTCGGTCATCATGTATTACACTGACACGCAGCGTGCGCAGGCCGAGGCGTCGAAAACCGATTACGACAACCGTCTGGCCGTGGCCGGAAAGAAGAAGATCACCACCGAGATCCTGCCGGTCAGCGAATTCTACCCCGCGCAGGAGATCGAGCATCAACAATATCTGCACAAAGTGCCGAACGGCTATTGCAATATGCGCGGCACCGGGGTTGAGGCCGCGATGCCTGAAGGACATGAGCTTCCCTGA
- the ubiA gene encoding 4-hydroxybenzoate octaprenyltransferase translates to MKPAIQIPDAVRDAVNGNWVDNTAPLSWRPWLRLSRIDRPIGTWLLLLPCWWGIGLAMMGDRARWFDLWIAIACAIGAVAMRGAGCTWNDITDRDIDGSVDRTRKRPIPSGQVTVRGALIWMGAQALIGLAMLLTLGGAAIWLGVLSLLPVAIYPFAKRFTWWPQVFLGIAFNWGVMLAYAAHRGQLDMAPVIAWFGGIAWTVFYDTIYAHQDREYDALIGVKSTARLFGENTRTWLIVFGILAVLLLAMAIGMTGAEGASWYLAMAGLAGFAGHLVWQLLTLDLDDADIQLMLFRSNRDTGLILVGFLAIAGIV, encoded by the coding sequence ATGAAACCGGCGATCCAGATACCAGATGCTGTCCGCGATGCTGTCAATGGCAATTGGGTGGACAATACGGCTCCTTTATCCTGGCGGCCTTGGCTGCGGCTGAGCCGGATCGACCGGCCCATCGGCACATGGCTGCTGCTGCTGCCCTGCTGGTGGGGGATCGGGCTGGCGATGATGGGAGACCGGGCACGATGGTTCGATCTGTGGATCGCCATTGCCTGCGCCATCGGCGCCGTAGCGATGCGCGGAGCGGGCTGCACATGGAACGATATCACCGACCGGGACATAGACGGCTCGGTCGACCGCACGCGGAAACGCCCGATCCCCTCGGGACAGGTCACGGTGCGCGGGGCGTTGATCTGGATGGGAGCGCAGGCGCTGATCGGGCTGGCCATGCTGCTGACCCTTGGCGGTGCGGCGATCTGGCTGGGTGTGCTGAGCCTGCTGCCCGTGGCGATCTATCCTTTCGCCAAAAGATTCACATGGTGGCCTCAGGTCTTTCTGGGCATCGCCTTCAACTGGGGCGTGATGCTGGCCTATGCCGCGCATCGGGGACAGCTGGACATGGCCCCGGTCATCGCCTGGTTCGGCGGGATTGCGTGGACTGTCTTCTACGACACGATCTATGCCCATCAGGATCGCGAATATGACGCGCTGATCGGCGTGAAATCCACCGCAAGGCTGTTCGGAGAGAACACGCGCACATGGCTGATCGTCTTCGGCATTCTTGCCGTTCTGCTGCTTGCAATGGCAATCGGGATGACCGGCGCCGAGGGTGCCTCATGGTATCTGGCAATGGCCGGGCTGGCGGGGTTCGCCGGGCATCTGGTGTGGCAGCTTTTGACGCTGGATCTGGATGACGCCGATATCCAGTTGATGCTGTTCCGGTCCAATCGGGATACCGGGCTGATTCTGGTCGGTTTTCTGGCAATTGCCGGAATTGTGTGA